In a single window of the Candidatus Hinthialibacter antarcticus genome:
- a CDS encoding Hsp20/alpha crystallin family protein: MNLWTTFQELDRMQQEMNRVFGPSYKQQGDPRQRLAFLPGNSARRYPLINLYEKKDAFVVEALAPGLNTESINVSIVGNQLTLSGEKVRSNGDAKPEAFHRNERAAGKFIRTVELPAEVDSDKIKAEYKNGILTITATKAEKARPRSIEIQVAN, translated from the coding sequence ATGAATCTATGGACCACTTTCCAGGAACTCGACCGGATGCAGCAGGAAATGAACCGCGTATTCGGCCCGTCGTACAAGCAGCAGGGCGACCCGCGCCAGCGTCTGGCCTTTTTGCCAGGCAATTCCGCCCGCCGCTATCCACTCATCAATTTGTATGAAAAAAAAGACGCCTTCGTCGTTGAAGCGTTAGCGCCCGGTTTAAACACAGAGAGCATCAACGTCAGCATCGTCGGCAACCAATTGACGCTGAGCGGCGAAAAGGTGCGCAGCAATGGCGACGCGAAACCGGAAGCCTTCCATCGCAACGAACGCGCTGCGGGTAAGTTCATCCGCACGGTTGAACTTCCGGCGGAAGTTGATTCGGACAAGATCAAGGCCGAATACAAGAACGGCATCTTGACCATCACTGCGACCAAAGCCGAAAAAGCACGCCCCCGTTCCATCGAAATTCAGGTAGCGAACTAA
- a CDS encoding HNH endonuclease: MTTWRMAFRVGTGGEELWPICFELGVAAITYDPLAKTDLSRYPEGEPKNSWQKLAPSQKASLKRVAYEMKKGDIIYVKQGTKIVCKGIVDGSYFFDKQTLIVDPNGVPWPHQVKVKWESEFIRMNKILGKSQQLTVEKLQSNEILSFESELKLEKKAQKQQEVLEGEKYKAEIEFRRRNSGVILAKKANSDFRCEVCGFSFEEKYGTIGDEYIIAHHLNPISMGEQLTTLDDIALVCANCHAMVHTKNPPIPIDELRKILKN; the protein is encoded by the coding sequence ATGACAACTTGGCGAATGGCATTTCGAGTTGGAACTGGCGGAGAAGAATTGTGGCCTATTTGTTTTGAATTGGGAGTAGCAGCGATAACTTATGATCCATTAGCAAAAACTGATCTTTCAAGATATCCTGAAGGAGAACCTAAAAATTCATGGCAAAAATTGGCACCATCTCAAAAAGCAAGCCTTAAAAGAGTGGCTTATGAAATGAAAAAAGGTGACATCATTTATGTCAAACAAGGTACTAAAATTGTATGCAAAGGAATAGTGGACGGCTCATACTTTTTTGATAAGCAAACACTAATTGTTGATCCTAATGGAGTTCCATGGCCTCATCAAGTAAAAGTAAAATGGGAATCTGAATTTATCAGAATGAATAAAATACTAGGCAAAAGCCAACAACTTACGGTTGAGAAACTTCAATCTAATGAAATTCTATCTTTTGAATCAGAATTAAAACTGGAAAAAAAAGCACAAAAACAGCAAGAAGTTCTTGAAGGAGAAAAATACAAAGCTGAAATAGAATTTCGTAGGAGAAATAGTGGTGTAATTTTAGCTAAAAAAGCCAATTCTGATTTTCGTTGTGAAGTGTGTGGTTTTAGCTTTGAAGAAAAGTATGGAACGATTGGGGATGAATATATTATTGCCCACCATTTAAATCCAATTTCAATGGGTGAACAATTAACAACCTTGGATGACATAGCCTTGGTTTGCGCCAATTGTCATGCAATGGTTCATACAAAAAATCCACCGATTCCTATTGATGAATTGAGAAAAATACTAAAGAACTAA
- the mltG gene encoding endolytic transglycosylase MltG has translation MKKKVIWGLLIVVLIAVAAAGIMIYQEYSVWNTPWGTASDRHLIDIPEGWSARQIGTLLEEKGIIDNVTVFLVIADLRGIGDSLKAGEYEFTGDQTPYQALDLLATGWNYRRSLVIPEGFTQLQIAQRCEEMEICTAEAFIAESNTSQTFAIVVAAPDGTNAANEGVFFPDTYFLIRNTPPIKVVERMVRKFEKVFNPLFTAAQNDQEKSYWWKEASLVANDSSHSVIILASIIEKEAKNDEDRAKIAAVFVNRLRKGMPLQSDSTVHYSIQDWSRALTLTDLEFDSPYNTYQRKGLPPAAICNPGEASLRAAMEPTDIDALYFIAMNSGETKFTADYNEFLKWKREYKNGQ, from the coding sequence ATGAAGAAAAAAGTGATTTGGGGACTACTCATCGTCGTACTGATCGCCGTTGCTGCGGCGGGCATTATGATTTATCAAGAATATTCGGTATGGAATACGCCTTGGGGAACAGCAAGCGACCGCCACCTGATTGATATTCCAGAAGGGTGGAGCGCCCGCCAAATCGGAACGCTGCTTGAAGAAAAAGGCATCATTGATAACGTCACCGTGTTTTTAGTCATTGCCGACTTACGCGGCATCGGCGACTCGCTCAAAGCAGGCGAGTATGAATTCACCGGCGACCAGACGCCATACCAAGCGCTTGATCTACTCGCAACCGGTTGGAACTATCGCCGCTCGTTGGTGATTCCCGAAGGCTTTACTCAGCTCCAAATCGCTCAGCGTTGCGAAGAGATGGAAATTTGTACGGCGGAAGCGTTTATTGCAGAAAGCAACACCTCTCAAACATTTGCGATTGTTGTTGCGGCGCCGGATGGAACCAACGCAGCCAATGAAGGCGTATTTTTTCCTGATACCTATTTTCTGATTCGCAATACGCCGCCAATTAAAGTCGTCGAGCGCATGGTAAGAAAATTTGAAAAAGTGTTTAACCCTCTCTTTACAGCAGCGCAAAATGACCAGGAAAAATCGTATTGGTGGAAAGAAGCAAGTTTGGTCGCAAACGATTCTTCGCATTCTGTCATAATTTTGGCCTCTATCATTGAAAAAGAAGCCAAGAACGATGAAGACCGCGCTAAGATCGCAGCCGTTTTTGTCAACCGTCTCAGAAAAGGGATGCCGCTACAATCGGACAGCACAGTTCACTACTCCATCCAGGACTGGTCTCGCGCATTAACACTGACTGACTTAGAATTTGATTCGCCCTATAACACCTACCAGCGCAAAGGGCTGCCGCCAGCGGCAATCTGTAATCCCGGCGAAGCATCGCTACGAGCCGCAATGGAGCCTACTGATATCGACGCCTTATACTTCATCGCGATGAATAGCGGCGAAACCAAATTCACTGCGGATTACAACGAATTTCTGAAATGGAAGCGCGAATACAAAAACGGGCAATAG
- a CDS encoding prepilin-type N-terminal cleavage/methylation domain-containing protein, translating to MIKGRATQTGFTLIELLIVVAIIGILAAIAVPNFINAQVRAKAARSQSDMRSLSLALETYRLDNNMYPPTPNTDGSLRFARLARLTSPVAYMSSVPLDPFRDGIDPSGEGVFQMEDSAYPLWDPEYANAARLNGNTFRWIPSQNNKKGGFVLHGAMPDTDYEAAEGMPLHLYDQSNGVISSGDHYVFGT from the coding sequence ATGATAAAAGGCAGAGCCACTCAAACAGGTTTTACGCTGATTGAATTATTGATCGTTGTCGCCATCATCGGAATTCTCGCAGCCATTGCCGTCCCCAATTTCATCAACGCGCAAGTACGCGCCAAAGCCGCGCGCAGCCAAAGCGATATGCGCAGCCTCTCGCTCGCGTTAGAAACCTATCGGCTCGACAATAATATGTATCCGCCGACTCCCAATACAGACGGCAGCCTTCGCTTTGCGCGGCTCGCCCGCTTGACCTCTCCCGTCGCGTATATGAGTTCCGTTCCACTTGATCCATTTCGGGACGGGATAGACCCATCAGGCGAAGGCGTATTTCAAATGGAAGACAGCGCGTATCCCTTATGGGATCCCGAATATGCAAATGCAGCCCGATTGAATGGCAATACATTTCGCTGGATTCCATCACAGAATAATAAAAAGGGCGGATTCGTCTTACATGGCGCAATGCCGGATACAGATTATGAAGCAGCGGAGGGAATGCCGTTACACCTATACGATCAAAGCAACGGCGTTATTAGCAGCGGCGATCATTATGTATTTGGAACATAA
- a CDS encoding Hsp20/alpha crystallin family protein, translated as MSIEKTVPQTQEQRVPNTQECSREDARYVTPPVDIIEYKDKLVLQADVPGVAKDAVKVNVENNVLTLEANHAVDAEHEATYREYELANFYRQFEFSEQIDADKISAELKNGVLTLHLPKVEKVKPKQIPVAYAE; from the coding sequence ATGAGCATTGAAAAAACCGTACCCCAGACTCAGGAACAGCGAGTTCCCAATACGCAAGAATGTTCGCGTGAAGATGCGCGTTACGTTACGCCGCCAGTCGACATCATCGAATACAAAGACAAACTGGTCTTGCAGGCCGACGTGCCCGGCGTCGCCAAGGACGCGGTCAAAGTGAATGTCGAAAACAATGTCCTCACTTTGGAAGCAAATCACGCCGTCGACGCGGAACATGAAGCAACCTATCGGGAATATGAACTGGCCAATTTTTATCGTCAGTTTGAATTCTCGGAACAGATTGACGCAGACAAGATTTCAGCGGAATTGAAGAACGGCGTATTGACTCTCCACTTGCCGAAAGTGGAGAAAGTCAAACCGAAACAAATTCCGGTCGCTTATGCGGAATAA
- the rlmN gene encoding 23S rRNA (adenine(2503)-C(2))-methyltransferase RlmN has protein sequence MNQIISQNKPNCPSVWDFTRRDLQEYLVAKGHKRFHADQIMRWLYERGAATFEDMTDLSKEMRVNLSRQLDMQTPRIVAQQNDSADETTKLLLEFPDGERVETVRMPRFAERAKTDETTGKVREQDKQKIEGYTACLSTQAGCQFACKFCASGQSGLKRNLTPGEIVSQVMGFVCEGYDVSRIVFMGSGEPLHNFDNLSKAIDILTCEQGLNLSPRRITVSTVGLVPEIYRMAQEEWKVKLAVSLHATRDADREQLIPLARSYSLSQLKDALVHYQRVQKRRLTFEYLMISGLNDAAADAVRLKGICEDLLSHVNLIPFNAVPRSPFKSSNAKTVENFRRQLRKSGIDATVRYSRGRNIDAACGQLRQRYEKTEN, from the coding sequence ATGAACCAAATCATTTCTCAAAATAAACCCAATTGTCCGTCTGTGTGGGATTTTACCCGCCGGGACTTACAAGAGTACCTGGTTGCCAAAGGCCATAAGCGATTTCACGCCGACCAGATCATGCGTTGGTTGTATGAACGCGGCGCCGCGACTTTTGAGGATATGACCGATTTATCAAAAGAGATGCGCGTCAACTTGTCGCGGCAACTTGATATGCAGACGCCCCGCATCGTGGCGCAACAGAACGACTCGGCGGATGAAACCACCAAACTGCTGCTCGAATTTCCCGACGGCGAACGGGTGGAGACTGTCCGTATGCCGCGTTTTGCGGAACGGGCGAAGACCGATGAAACAACAGGGAAAGTTCGCGAGCAAGACAAGCAAAAAATTGAAGGGTACACCGCCTGTTTGTCCACGCAGGCCGGGTGCCAATTCGCCTGTAAATTTTGTGCATCGGGGCAAAGCGGCCTCAAGCGCAACCTGACGCCGGGTGAAATCGTTTCACAAGTGATGGGGTTCGTCTGTGAGGGATATGACGTTTCGCGCATCGTTTTTATGGGATCAGGCGAGCCTCTGCATAATTTTGACAACCTCAGCAAGGCCATTGATATCCTCACCTGTGAACAAGGGCTGAACCTTTCTCCGCGCCGGATTACCGTTTCTACCGTCGGGCTTGTGCCTGAGATTTACCGGATGGCCCAAGAAGAATGGAAGGTTAAACTGGCGGTGTCATTACATGCGACCCGCGACGCCGACCGCGAGCAATTGATTCCATTGGCGAGGAGTTACTCGCTGAGTCAACTCAAGGATGCGTTAGTACATTATCAACGGGTGCAAAAAAGGCGATTGACGTTTGAATATTTGATGATTTCAGGGCTGAATGACGCCGCAGCAGACGCCGTTCGACTCAAGGGAATCTGTGAAGATTTGCTTTCACATGTCAATCTGATTCCGTTTAATGCGGTTCCCCGCTCTCCCTTTAAATCATCGAATGCGAAGACAGTCGAAAATTTCCGTCGGCAATTACGCAAGAGCGGCATTGACGCTACGGTGCGATACAGCCGGGGCCGCAACATCGACGCCGCCTGCGGACAACTCAGGCAGCGCTATGAAAAGACAGAAAACTAA
- a CDS encoding ABC transporter permease — MTDYIIRRLLGAVPILLGVLVLTFLLLQMIPGDPAVVLAGERATPEQVERIRNELGLNDPLPVQFGRYVWSLAQFDLGRSLLTERPVLTEVRERFPATLELSFYSMVIAGLIGISLGTFAAAYKHRWADTGAIIVSLIGVSIPIFWLGLEFIYYFAYKLYWFPTSGRGPSPIDSSITGLYTIDALLAKNIPGFFQAFQHLFLPSLTLGLLASALIARMTRTTLIEILEQDFIRTARSKGVGRIKIWRHAFRAGFVPILTVFGLQLGMLLGGAVLTEHVYSWPGLGSFLVQAVFARDIPSVQTLVMLSAVIFVAANLMVDLIAAFFDPRIRERYQQGAS; from the coding sequence ATGACTGATTATATCATACGAAGGTTGTTGGGCGCTGTACCCATTTTGCTGGGCGTCTTGGTATTGACTTTTTTATTGCTTCAGATGATTCCCGGCGATCCCGCCGTTGTGCTGGCGGGCGAGAGGGCGACGCCGGAACAAGTGGAACGCATTCGCAATGAACTGGGGCTGAACGATCCCCTGCCCGTTCAATTTGGACGTTATGTCTGGAGCCTGGCCCAATTTGACTTGGGACGCTCACTGTTGACCGAGCGCCCCGTCCTGACGGAAGTGCGCGAGCGCTTTCCCGCGACGTTAGAACTTTCATTCTATTCGATGGTTATCGCTGGACTCATTGGCATTTCGTTAGGGACGTTCGCTGCGGCGTACAAACACCGCTGGGCGGATACGGGCGCGATTATTGTTTCGCTGATTGGCGTTTCGATTCCTATTTTCTGGTTGGGGTTGGAATTCATTTATTATTTTGCCTACAAACTGTATTGGTTCCCGACCTCAGGGCGTGGGCCGTCGCCGATTGATTCTTCGATCACAGGGCTTTATACCATCGACGCGCTGTTGGCGAAGAATATTCCTGGATTTTTCCAAGCGTTCCAACATTTGTTTTTACCCTCATTGACGCTCGGGTTGCTCGCGTCTGCATTAATTGCGCGAATGACGCGCACCACGCTGATCGAAATTCTCGAACAGGATTTTATTCGCACCGCCCGATCCAAAGGCGTCGGACGCATCAAAATATGGCGCCATGCGTTCCGTGCGGGCTTTGTGCCGATTTTGACGGTGTTTGGCTTGCAACTGGGCATGTTGCTTGGCGGCGCGGTTTTGACCGAGCATGTCTATTCTTGGCCGGGATTGGGCTCTTTTCTGGTGCAAGCGGTATTTGCGCGGGATATCCCGTCAGTGCAAACGTTGGTCATGCTTTCCGCTGTGATATTCGTTGCGGCAAATCTGATGGTTGATCTCATCGCAGCCTTTTTTGATCCCCGTATTCGTGAGCGTTATCAACAAGGCGCCTCGTGA
- a CDS encoding dipeptidase, whose product MQAILDYIEQNRQRFVDELVEWVKIPSVSAQSARKADCGRAAQYVESQLNSIGFETRLCPTAGNPVVLGKHHKAPGKPTVLIYGHYDVQPEDPVDLWQTPPFDPQVRDGNLYARGATDNKGQCFAHIKAVEALIQSNGELPVNITFLIEGEEEIHSANLYDFILKNKDELKCDVGVISDSSQFGPGMPAVTYGLRGIVGEEIRVTGPKQDLHSGVYGGAVANPCNVIADIISKLKDQAGRVAIPGFYDDVLELEPWEREAFAKLPFDAKAFNDSIGVPEASGEQGYNVYEQRWARPTLDVNGIFGGYQGEGSKTIVPSWAGAKITMRMVPNQDPEKIHQQFVDYVKSIAPPSVQVTFKDGGGCGAVMVPRDARFMDQAIEAVKRGFGAEPVFIREGGSIPIVLTLSEELGVHVLLLGFGLPDDNMHGPNEKFSLDDFIKGIKTSAWLLHLCGEAK is encoded by the coding sequence ATGCAAGCCATACTTGATTATATTGAGCAGAACCGCCAGCGGTTTGTGGATGAGCTGGTTGAATGGGTGAAGATTCCCAGCGTAAGCGCGCAAAGCGCCCGCAAAGCCGATTGCGGACGCGCAGCGCAGTATGTTGAGTCTCAACTGAATTCGATTGGGTTCGAGACCAGACTCTGCCCGACGGCTGGCAACCCCGTCGTCTTAGGCAAGCATCATAAAGCGCCTGGAAAACCCACGGTGTTAATTTATGGCCATTATGACGTGCAGCCAGAAGACCCGGTTGATTTATGGCAGACTCCGCCGTTTGATCCGCAGGTGCGCGACGGCAATCTGTATGCGCGCGGCGCGACCGATAATAAGGGGCAATGTTTTGCGCATATCAAAGCCGTCGAAGCGCTGATTCAATCAAACGGCGAATTGCCGGTCAACATTACCTTCCTCATTGAAGGCGAAGAAGAAATTCACAGCGCTAATTTGTATGACTTCATTCTTAAGAATAAAGATGAACTTAAATGCGACGTCGGCGTCATCAGCGACAGCAGCCAATTCGGCCCTGGAATGCCCGCTGTGACGTATGGGCTGCGCGGCATTGTCGGCGAGGAAATTCGCGTCACCGGGCCGAAGCAGGATTTGCATTCAGGCGTATATGGTGGTGCGGTGGCGAACCCCTGCAACGTGATTGCAGACATTATTTCTAAATTAAAAGATCAGGCAGGTCGAGTTGCGATCCCTGGATTTTACGACGACGTGCTCGAACTCGAACCTTGGGAGCGCGAGGCGTTCGCGAAATTGCCGTTTGACGCAAAAGCGTTTAACGATTCAATCGGAGTTCCTGAGGCGTCCGGCGAGCAAGGCTACAATGTCTATGAGCAACGCTGGGCGCGCCCCACATTAGACGTGAACGGCATCTTCGGCGGTTATCAGGGCGAAGGCTCCAAAACGATTGTTCCCAGTTGGGCGGGCGCCAAGATCACCATGCGCATGGTTCCCAATCAAGACCCGGAGAAAATTCACCAACAATTCGTAGATTATGTGAAATCAATCGCGCCGCCTTCGGTTCAAGTGACCTTCAAAGACGGCGGTGGGTGCGGCGCGGTCATGGTCCCGCGCGACGCCCGTTTTATGGATCAAGCGATAGAAGCAGTCAAGCGCGGTTTTGGCGCGGAGCCTGTATTTATCCGCGAGGGCGGTTCAATTCCGATTGTATTGACGCTTTCAGAAGAACTTGGCGTTCATGTGTTGTTGCTTGGGTTTGGATTGCCCGACGACAACATGCACGGCCCGAACGAAAAATTCAGCCTGGATGATTTTATCAAAGGCATAAAGACGTCGGCGTGGCTGCTGCATCTCTGCGGCGAAGCGAAGTAA